The following proteins are encoded in a genomic region of Nicotiana sylvestris chromosome 4, ASM39365v2, whole genome shotgun sequence:
- the LOC104228585 gene encoding ATP-dependent 6-phosphofructokinase 2, with protein sequence MANSSSISLSNIQLQHLTHITDYLNTLQNYTNPLDKNPFYHIVPGFYLTPADIVLRNNIIDLSGTFQSPTPSLAYHRAGPRKQILFNPSTVKAAIVTCGGLCPGLNTVIRELVVGLWELYGVREIFGIKAGYRGFYSYEPVLLNPKMVDDWHKRGGTVLETSRGGFDLNKIVNAIQDHGFNQVYIIGGDGTMRGAVKIFEEVKQRKLYISVVGIPKTVDNDVGIIDRSFGFQTAVEMAQQAINAAHVEAESAVNGIGLVKLMGRSTGHIALHATLSSRDVDCCLIPEIDFFLEGKGGLLEFLEARLKESGHAVLVVAEGAGQDIIPRTESQKTEKDESGNLVFLDVGGWLKSELKTWWSRDHPNELFTIKYIDPTYMIRAVPANATDNSYCTLLAHSAIHGVMAGYTGFVCGPINGNYAYIPVDEVAKAKNKVDTKDHKWSWVRSVSNQPDFIRS encoded by the exons ATGGCTAACTCATCCTCCATTTCCCTCTCAAATATTCAACTCCAGCACTTAACTCACATCACAGATTATTTGAATACTCTCCAAAATTACACTAACCCCCTTGACAAAAACCCATTTTACCATATAGTCCCTGGGTTTTACCTAACCCCAGCTGATATCGTCCTACGCAACAACATCATCGATCTTTCTGGAACTTTCCAATCTCCTACACCATCTTTAGCTTACCACAGAGCTGGGCCCCGCAAGCAAATCTTGTTCAACCCTAGCACTGTAAAAGCCGCTATTGTAACGTGTGGTGGTTTGTGTCCTGGTTTGAATACTGTTATTAGGGAATTAGTTGTTGGGTTGTGGGAATTGTATGGAGTTAGAGAGATTTTTGGTATCAAAGCGGGTTATCGTGGATTTTATAGTTATGAGCCTGTTTTACTGAACCCTAAAATGGTTGATGATTGGCATAAGAGAGGTGGCACTGTGCTTGAGACATCTAGGGGTGGTTTCGATTTGAATAAGATTGTCAATGCTATTCAAGATCATGGCTTTAATCAG GTTTACATCATAGGAGGAGATGGTACAATGCGTGGAGCAGTGAAGATATTCGAGGAAGTAAAACAACGAAAATTATATATCTCAGTGGTCGGTATCCCAAAGACAGTTGACAATGATGTTGGCATTATAGACAGATCATTTGGGTTCCAAACTGCAGTAGAGATGGCGCAACAAGCGATTAATGCTGCTCATGTAGAAGCTGAGAGTGCAGTAAATGGCATAGGGCTGGTTAAACTTATGGGTCGCAGCACAGGTCATATTGCATTACATGCAACGTTAAGTAGTCGTGATGTCGATTGTTGTTTGATTCCCGAGATCGACTTCTTCTTGGAAG GCAAAGGAGGGTTGCTGGAATTTCTTGAGGCTCGACTAAAGGAGAGTGGGCACGCGGTGTTGGTAGTTGCCGAGGGTGCAGGACAAGATATAATTCCGAGGACAGAATCCCAGAAAACAGAGAAGGACGAGTCGGGCAACCTGGTTTTCTTGGATGTAGGAGGGTGGTTGAAGTCAGAACTCAAGACTTGGTGGAGCAGGGATCATCCGAACGAGTTGTTCACGATAAAATACATAGATCCTACATATATGATACGCGCAGTTCCTGCAAATGCAACGGATAATTCGTACTGCACTCTGCTCGCGCATTCGGCGATTCATGGAGTTATGGCAGGGTATACTGGATTTGTTTGTGGACCTATAAATGGAAACTATGCATATATTCCAGTAGATGAGGTTGCTAAGGCAAAGAACAAAGTTGATACTAAAGATCATAAATGGTCATGGGTCAGATCTGTTAGCAATCAGCCCGATTTCATTAGAAGTTAA